The genomic interval AATCGGAGTCGGCCCGGTTCAAGGTGGGGCCTGCCGAACGGCTGGCCCCCACGGTGGAACGCGACGGGCCTCTCCTGTTCCAGGACCTGCTCGGCCGCCAGCGCGACGTCTACGTACAGCGGGTGGCCGACGACGACTGGCGGGCCTTCGAGGCCCGCCCTCCGGGGGCTCCCAGGAGCTGCGTCCTGGAGTGGCAGCGGCAGTCCGCCACGTTCGTCGACCCGTGCTCGGGGGCGACGTTCCCGGCCGACGGCCAAGGGCTGGTGTCGTTCCCCACCGAGATCGACGACAACGGCGTGGTGGTGGTCAACCTCCTGGCCCCCGTCGACCCGACCACGACCACGACCACCACCACGACAACGCCGACCCCTTCCGAGGGGCCCGGCTGACCAGGGTTCAGCGCGGGCCGGGGCGGCGGACCCGCGCGGCCCACTGCCACACCCGGCTGAGCTGGCGGATCGACGGCGCCTCCCACTCCATCGGCCGGTTGCCGGTGGTGATGTTCACGGGTTCGATGCCGGCCGCTTTGGCCATCGCCCGGCGGTGACGCAGCCAGCGCCGCGACCGCGGGTCGGGCCGCACCGGCGACTCGGGGCCCAGCACGCCGGCCAGCCCTTCGGACTCCACGTACTCGATCAGCCGCTCCACGTCGGCCCGGGCGATGCCCAGCGAGGGAAGCTCGCCCGGCGGGGGGACTTGCCGGCGCCAGTTCTCCGGGTGCAGGAGCACGTCGACCAGGGTGCCCACCGAGTCGATCTCGTTGCGGCTGAAGAACAGGTCGGCCTCGGCCTTGGCCATGCGGTGGCGCAGCCCGTCGTGCAGCGAGTGGCCGGTCACGACGACGATCAGGGGCCGCCTGGCGGCCGCCGCAGTTGACTCCCGGACGCGCCTCACGACAGCCACCCCGGGGAACTGGTCGCCTGAGCGCCTCTCGTCGGCGGCGTCCACGACCGCCACGTCGACGGCCGGCCACCCAGCCCACGCAATTGCCTCACCGTGCCCGATGGCCGCCACCATCTCGATCCCGGGTACACCCTCCAACGCCTTGACGAGCCCCAGCCGGGTCAGCTCGTTGTCGTCGACGATGACAACGCGACGAAGTCGGGCTCCTGGTCCAGTGATCTCAGCCGTAGGTCCACCTCCTCCAGCCGGGTTTCGACATGCTCGGCCAGACGGCCGTCGAGCTCGTGGCGCACCTGGTCGAGCTGGCGGTGGGCGTCGTCGCGGGCCTCTCGGACCAGGTCGGCCACCGACCGGCGACCGTCGCCGAACGCCTCCTCGATCGCCACCCGGTCGTCGCTGCGTGACTGCCGCTCGTAACGCTCGGTGGCCTCAGCAAGCAACGTGCTCATGCGCCGGCACGCCGGGAACACGCCGACGAACGACAGCATGACGGCCGCGAAAGGGCGCAACTGAGCGGGGCCGGGGCTCAAGAACATGGCTGCCGCGCCGCTCCCGGCGAAGCCCGCCAGCAGGAGGCCCAGACCGGCAGGGCCGAGCCGGTACCAGTAGAAGCCCCCGAGATATGCCAGCAGCAACATTCCGGTGTTGACGTAGACCGGTAGACCGTCGTCGGTCCAGGCCGCCGTGGCCGACAGGGAACCCACGACCGTGATGGCGACGCAGACCACTACCGCCACTCCCAGCACAGCCGGGCGACCACCCCGCCCCCGTCGTACCAGCAGCCGGTGGGCAGCCCAGCTCCCGAGGACGCAGAGCCCGGCCAGGGCGACCACCACCGCGAGAGGCGGGAAACCACCTCCTTGAGAGTTGAGGGTGAGGCACTGGGCGGCGATGAACAGGAAGGTGGCGGGACCGGGGTCGACGACCCGGGACCGGGCCGCGGGGTCGGCCGGAACGGTGACTACCTGAGGACCGAAGTGGATCACCAGTGGGGCACCGGGGAGGCGGGAGGCGCCGTGGGGGGCCTCGACCCGGGCACGTACGCAGCCCCGCAAGCCTGAACGATCGAGGTAGTCGGCGATCCAATCGGCCTGGAACGAGGTGACCAGCGTCGTGCCCGCACCCTCCTCGAGGCTCAGCTCGACCCGGCTCTGCAGGTCGGGGTGGAGGTTGTAGCGCCGCTCCCACTCCATCAGGGCGACCTGGAGGTACACCGCCTGGGCCTTGGTCGTCTCACCCAGCTCGGCCTTCCAACCCGACGCCAGCCGGGACAGCGCCGACCCCGCAGGCGGCCGGCCCAGGGCGGGGACCACACCCTCGATGGAGTCCACCACCGAACTGGCCCCCATCGCCACCGCGTTCTGGCCGGCCACGAACGCCCGGCGCACCTCTGCCGCCCTCCGCTCGGCTCGTTCCTCCTCGGCCTCCCGGTAGAGCCGCCGGCAGTAGGTCTCGCCGACCACGCCTACCCACACGCCCAGGACCAACCACAGGAAGGTGAACGGCAGCACCGGCAGATCGGCCACCAAGCGCACGGGCACGACAACTGCCATCAGCGCCGCCGGTATCGCCAGTGCCCGAGGGCCCAGGCGGATGCCGCCTTCGGTGGCGAGGGGCACGGCCGTCAGCAGGGCCCCTTCGTACAACCCGCTGGGCGGCAGTGGAGACAGGCTCCAGAAGGCGACGTCGATCGAGTCCATGACGAGCCGCCAGCCCAGGCCGAACCGGTCTGACCGCCGGAGGACCTGCCAGACGATCAGGTCGAGGATGACGAACACCGGCAGTGCCCAATGCCAGATGCCTGCCCCTGCGGTCGCCGGGCCCGATGGGTTCACGAGCAGGTTGGCCCGGTGGCACAGCCGCCAGCCGATGTGGATGGTCGCCCGCGCGTCGAGCAGGGCGCGAGTGGAGAACACGTCCCAGCGCTCGCCGCCCTTCAGCCGCCGTTGCACGCCGGAAGTATGCCAAGGGCGCGCGGTTCTCGCTCTCGAACCGGCGCGGCCTGCCGGCTCATACTGCCGACGTGGGGGAGGAACTGGCGCGGGTGCTCAAATCCAGGCGCCTGGAACTTGGGGTTCGCCAGGCGGCCATGGCACGACGGGTGGGCATCAGCGCCAGTTACCTCTCCCGTCTCGAAGGGGCAGCTTGGCTGCGGGGCGGGCCGTGGCCGTCCGACGGCGTGCTGCGAGCCCTGGCCCGAGCACTACAACTCAGTTCGTCGCGCCTGATCGACCTGCGCGACACGGCGCGCGGCAGTAGCGACACGACCCGCGGCGAGGGCGTACAGAGAACGGCGGCCGAGCCTTATCGGGTCGCAATTGGCAACGACGCCGCCTACCGGATGGCCCGCCGGACGCTGCAGAACACCGGGCCGGGAACCTTCCTGCGGGCTGCCGACGTGGCGGCCACCGACGCCACGCCATCGCCACCCGACGATCACGCCGCCAGCCCCTGGTCAGCCATCGGGGCGAAGCTGGCTCGCGACCCGGGCGCGGTCCTCCACCGGGCCGTCTTCGCTGGCCCCGCCCGCCTGGACACAGTTCACCGGAGGACCGACGTGCTGGCCGGGGGCCGCCAGCCAGAAGAGGTCGGCAACCTCGTCACCCGGTTCTGCACGCGCAACCCGGTGTCGCTGGAACTGTTCATAACCGAGGGCGAGGCCTTCGTCGGCCTGCCGGACCTCGCCGGTGGTCACCTCCGGGCCGCCATCGTCATCGACGACCCCGATCTGGTGGCCGCCCTGCGGGCCT from Actinomycetota bacterium carries:
- a CDS encoding helix-turn-helix transcriptional regulator, translated to MLKSRRLELGVRQAAMARRVGISASYLSRLEGAAWLRGGPWPSDGVLRALARALQLSSSRLIDLRDTARGSSDTTRGEGVQRTAAEPYRVAIGNDAAYRMARRTLQNTGPGTFLRAADVAATDATPSPPDDHAASPWSAIGAKLARDPGAVLHRAVFAGPARLDTVHRRTDVLAGGRQPEEVGNLVTRFCTRNPVSLELFITEGEAFVGLPDLAGGHLRAAIVIDDPDLVAALRAWFDETIWEPARTQGRLPAE